The window TAATTTGAcagttatttaataattaatttttataacaataaaattatttctaaaataattctttattataGTAACCTTGATCTAAATTCGGCGtcgatttatattaaaaatagaacaaTATCTAATAAGTTTTACTACAACCTAGAAGTGCAGGATATCGCTCGAATTATGATCTGAGAAAATacacaaaatataattttaatttatattaatattaaaatatttattatcgattattttttaattataggcGATTCTCTTTTACACACCCCGATGGCTGTGGAAATCATGGGAAGGAGGAAAAATACACGCTTTAATGATGGACCTCGACATCGGAATTTGTTCGGAAACcgaaaagaagttaaaaaaacgtttaatgcTCGACTATTTATGCGAAAACTTTCGATATCACAATTGGTGGGCGTATAAATATTTCATCTGCGAGTTTTTAGCTCTTGTAAATGTTATaggtaagttttaaaaaattcctcgcgcttatttataggaattaataaacaatttatacaccaaattaaatctaaaacattctaaaccatgatgtataaaattaaaaattaattaattattttctttcaggGCAAATGTTTTTGATGAACCGTTTCTTCGACGGCGCCTTCCTCACGTTTGGAATCAAAGTAATCAAATTTATGGACGCAGACGAAGAAGATCGCGTCGATCCGATGATTCAAATCTTTCCAAGAATGACCAAATGCACCTTTTACAAATACGGGGTATCCGGCGAAATCGAACGTCACGACGCAATCTGCATTTTACCATTAAACGtcgttaatgaaaaaatttacgTTTTCCTTTGGTTTTGGTTCATCATTTTGGCTTGTTTGTCGGCGGGGATTCTCGTTTATCGAACGATTATAATCTTATCACCGCGAATGAGAGTTTATTTACTTCGATTTCGATTCCGATTGATTCGCAAAGAAGATCTCGATTTAATCGTGAAAAAGGGTAAAATGGGCGATTGGTTCTTGTTCGTGATGTTGGGCGAGAACGTCGATTCCATTATATTTAGGGACGTTATACACGAATTAGCGACCAAATTACGAGCGCAATTATTGGAATATACTCCGGGGTTCCGGATGCCGGAGCCTTAATCGTACCAAACATGTGTTCTCAATTAATAATACCAAAgacgaatattaaaaaaactaaatataaaaagatatcGTTTATTACGTTTTGTCGGAAGTTGTTGTTTCGTGTACGAAGTTTTTTTCGgtaaataaagtatttttctttttctaaaatatttttttttcgtttacaACCATAAATAGA of the Onthophagus taurus isolate NC chromosome 10, IU_Otau_3.0, whole genome shotgun sequence genome contains:
- the LOC111428361 gene encoding innexin shaking-B isoform X2, producing the protein MLDIFRGLKNLIRVSHIHIDSPIFRLHYSITVLILIAFSLIVTTRQYVGNPIDCVHTKDIPEDVLNTYCWIHSTYTVQSAFNKKVGIEVPYPGVETAKDENDKKLYKYYQWVCFCLFFQAILFYTPRWLWKSWEGGKIHALMMDLDIGICSETEKKLKKRLMLDYLCENFRYHNWWAYKYFICEFLALVNVIGQMFLMNRFFDGAFLTFGIKVIKFMDADEEDRVDPMIQIFPRMTKCTFYKYGVSGEIERHDAICILPLNVVNEKIYVFLWFWFIILACLSAGILVYRTIIILSPRMRVYLLRFRFRLIRKEDLDLIVKKGKMGDWFLFVMLGENVDSIIFRDVIHELATKLRAQLLEYTPGFRMPEP
- the LOC111428361 gene encoding innexin shaking-B isoform X1; the encoded protein is MFTVKDDPLTSAVSLLGRISADKVQIGSSSLRRSARRSFEEIKRTNSTVEGTMPGLDILRGVYTLTQINHVTIDSLIFRLHSNATVILLVTFSIAVTTRQYVGNPIDCVHTKDIPEDVLNTYCWIHSTYTMMEAFLKRPGYQVPYPGIENSFQKSPGRNQIKQVKYYQWVAFMLFFQAILFYTPRWLWKSWEGGKIHALMMDLDIGICSETEKKLKKRLMLDYLCENFRYHNWWAYKYFICEFLALVNVIGQMFLMNRFFDGAFLTFGIKVIKFMDADEEDRVDPMIQIFPRMTKCTFYKYGVSGEIERHDAICILPLNVVNEKIYVFLWFWFIILACLSAGILVYRTIIILSPRMRVYLLRFRFRLIRKEDLDLIVKKGKMGDWFLFVMLGENVDSIIFRDVIHELATKLRAQLLEYTPGFRMPEP